One stretch of Rathayibacter festucae DSM 15932 DNA includes these proteins:
- a CDS encoding quinone-dependent dihydroorotate dehydrogenase, which translates to MYPLLFSTVLKRLDPERAHHLAFPVIQALGPVAPLVRRLTVPRADLSVEALGLRFRTPFGVAAGFDKDATAVLGLGALGFGHVEVGTLTARAQPGNDRPRLFRLIADRALINRMGFNNHGARAAAGRLARLRSARGRPVIGVNIGKSRVVDVDDAVEDYLVSARMLAPLADYLVVNVSSPNTPGLRGLQEIDKLEPLLAAVAEAADTTPLLVKIAPDLSDEEVVRVAELAVRLGLAGVIATNTTLSREGLRTDRSVVERAGAGGLSGAPLAARALEVLRVIRGVVPAEFCVISVGGVDTAEDVQERLDVGATLVQGYSAFVFRGPLWGRQINRGLARLRAA; encoded by the coding sequence GTGTACCCGCTGCTGTTCTCCACCGTGCTCAAGCGCCTCGATCCCGAGCGGGCGCACCACCTCGCCTTCCCGGTGATCCAGGCGCTCGGCCCGGTCGCCCCGCTCGTCCGTCGGCTCACCGTGCCGCGCGCCGACCTCTCGGTCGAGGCGCTCGGCCTCCGCTTCCGGACGCCGTTCGGCGTGGCCGCCGGCTTCGACAAGGACGCGACCGCCGTGCTCGGTCTCGGCGCGCTCGGCTTCGGCCACGTCGAGGTGGGCACGCTGACCGCCCGCGCCCAGCCCGGCAACGACCGCCCGCGGCTCTTCCGGCTGATCGCCGACCGCGCGCTGATCAACCGGATGGGCTTCAACAACCACGGCGCCCGCGCGGCGGCCGGTCGCCTCGCCCGCCTGCGCAGTGCTCGAGGCCGCCCCGTGATCGGCGTCAACATCGGCAAGAGCCGGGTGGTCGACGTCGACGACGCGGTCGAGGACTACCTGGTCAGCGCCCGGATGCTCGCGCCGCTCGCCGACTACCTGGTCGTCAACGTCAGCTCGCCGAACACCCCGGGTCTGCGCGGCCTGCAGGAGATCGACAAGCTCGAGCCGCTGCTCGCCGCGGTCGCCGAGGCGGCGGACACGACGCCGCTGCTGGTCAAGATCGCGCCGGACCTCTCGGACGAGGAAGTCGTCCGCGTCGCCGAGCTCGCGGTGCGCCTCGGCCTCGCCGGTGTCATCGCCACGAACACCACCCTGTCCCGCGAGGGACTGCGCACCGACCGCTCCGTCGTCGAGCGCGCGGGAGCGGGCGGGCTCTCCGGCGCTCCGCTCGCCGCGCGCGCACTCGAGGTGCTGCGGGTCATCCGGGGCGTCGTCCCCGCGGAGTTCTGTGTGATCTCCGTCGGGGGAGTGGACACCGCGGAGGACGTGCAGGAGCGGCTCGACGTCGGCGCGACGCTGGTGCAGGGCTACTCGGCGTTCGTCTTCCGCGGCCCGCTCTGGGGCCGCCAGATCAACCGCGGGCTCGCCAGGCTGCGCGCCGCGTAG
- the hisD gene encoding histidinol dehydrogenase, with product MIQTLDLRGRRPSAAELLALVPRNPGTSAAVGPVVAELIADVRARGAEALLEQAERLDGVRPPHLRVPAEEIAAAVRDLDPAIRAALEEAIVRVRKASAAQIPPARTTVLDDGATVTQRWQPVGRAGLYVPGGKAVYPSSVIMNAVPAQAAGVSSVAIASPPQKAFGGSVHPTILAAAGLLGVDEVYAMGGAGAVAALAYGVDSLGLDPVSIITGPGNVWVTTAKRQVLGQVGIDSEAGPTEILVIADSSADPRLIAADLVSQAEHDEAASAVLVTDDPALAEAVGREIVEQAARTHHSERVGIALSGPQSALVIVDDLEIACAFSDAYGPEHLELHTVDPEATAERIHDAGAVFLGPTTPVSLGDYLAGSNHVLPTLGQARFSSGLGAHTFLRPQQLVSYDRAALQRVAPHIRALSDAEALPAHGDAVDARFA from the coding sequence TCCTCGCCCTCGTTCCGCGCAATCCGGGCACCTCCGCCGCCGTCGGGCCCGTCGTCGCCGAGCTGATCGCCGACGTCCGCGCGCGCGGCGCCGAGGCGCTGCTCGAGCAGGCGGAGCGCCTCGACGGCGTCCGCCCGCCGCACCTGCGCGTGCCCGCCGAGGAGATCGCCGCGGCGGTCCGCGACCTCGACCCCGCGATCCGCGCGGCCCTCGAGGAGGCGATCGTCCGCGTCCGCAAGGCCAGCGCCGCGCAGATCCCGCCGGCCCGCACCACGGTGCTCGACGACGGCGCCACGGTCACCCAGCGCTGGCAGCCCGTCGGTCGCGCCGGCCTCTACGTCCCCGGCGGCAAGGCCGTCTACCCCTCCAGCGTGATCATGAACGCCGTGCCCGCCCAGGCCGCCGGCGTCAGCTCCGTCGCGATCGCCTCGCCGCCGCAGAAGGCGTTCGGCGGCTCCGTGCACCCGACGATCCTCGCCGCCGCCGGCCTCCTCGGCGTCGACGAGGTGTACGCGATGGGCGGCGCGGGAGCGGTCGCCGCCCTCGCCTACGGCGTCGACTCCCTCGGCCTCGACCCGGTCAGCATCATCACGGGCCCCGGCAACGTCTGGGTCACCACCGCCAAGCGCCAGGTGCTCGGCCAGGTCGGCATCGACTCCGAGGCCGGACCCACCGAGATCCTCGTCATCGCCGACTCCAGCGCCGACCCGCGCCTGATCGCCGCCGATCTGGTCAGCCAGGCCGAGCACGACGAGGCCGCCTCCGCCGTGCTCGTCACCGACGACCCGGCCCTCGCCGAGGCCGTCGGCCGCGAGATCGTCGAGCAGGCCGCGCGCACCCACCACTCCGAGCGCGTCGGCATCGCGCTCTCCGGTCCGCAGTCGGCCCTCGTGATCGTCGACGACCTCGAGATCGCCTGCGCCTTCAGCGACGCCTACGGCCCCGAGCACCTCGAGCTGCACACCGTCGACCCCGAGGCGACCGCCGAGCGGATCCACGACGCCGGCGCCGTCTTCCTCGGCCCGACCACCCCGGTCAGCCTCGGCGACTACCTGGCCGGCTCCAATCACGTGCTGCCGACCCTCGGGCAGGCGCGCTTCTCCTCCGGGCTCGGCGCGCACACCTTCCTCCGCCCGCAGCAGCTCGTCTCCTACGACCGCGCCGCCCTGCAGCGGGTCGCCCCGCACATCCGCGCGCTGAGCGACGCCGAGGCGCTCCCCGCGCACGGCGACGCCGTCGACGCCCGCTTCGCCTGA
- the nrdR gene encoding transcriptional regulator NrdR encodes MFCPFCRHPDSRVIDSRTSDDGLSIRRRRQCPSCGRRFSTTETASLVVIKRSGVVEPFSREKIVSGVRKACQGRPVTDTDLAVLAQRVEENLRSTGASQIDANDIGLAILVPLRELDEVAYLRFASVYQAFDSLDDFESAIALLRAERPAALHTADEL; translated from the coding sequence ATGTTCTGCCCCTTCTGCCGGCACCCCGACTCCCGCGTGATCGACTCGCGCACCAGCGACGACGGCCTCTCCATCCGCCGCCGCCGCCAGTGCCCGTCCTGCGGCCGCCGCTTCTCCACCACCGAGACGGCGAGCCTCGTCGTGATCAAGCGCAGCGGAGTCGTGGAGCCGTTCAGCCGCGAGAAGATCGTCAGCGGCGTCCGGAAGGCCTGCCAGGGCCGCCCCGTGACGGACACCGACCTCGCCGTGCTCGCCCAGCGGGTCGAGGAGAACCTCCGCTCCACCGGCGCCTCGCAGATCGACGCGAACGACATCGGGCTCGCCATCCTCGTCCCCCTCCGCGAGCTGGACGAGGTCGCCTACCTGCGCTTCGCGAGCGTCTACCAGGCGTTCGACTCCCTCGACGACTTCGAGTCGGCGATCGCCCTGCTGCGCGCCGAGCGCCCCGCCGCCCTGCACACCGCCGACGAGCTGTGA
- a CDS encoding DUF3043 domain-containing protein → MAKHPIAPDTPDDADVTAIGKGRPTPTRREQELARKRPLVVTDRKQAARDARVKTAELREQARVGMAAGDQRYLPVRDKGPQRKYVRDYVDARFSFGEFLIPVMVVVLLISFFPQPELASLTLIILWAFFLLAVLDCILLGRRLKKKLAERFGGADKVEKGIPWYAAMRALQLRVMRLPKPQVKRGAFPA, encoded by the coding sequence GTGGCCAAGCACCCGATCGCACCCGACACCCCCGACGACGCCGACGTGACGGCCATCGGGAAGGGCCGGCCGACCCCGACGCGCCGCGAGCAGGAGCTCGCCCGCAAGCGTCCGCTGGTCGTGACCGACCGCAAGCAGGCCGCGCGGGACGCCCGCGTGAAGACCGCGGAGCTGCGCGAGCAGGCCCGCGTCGGCATGGCCGCCGGCGACCAGCGCTACCTGCCGGTGCGCGACAAGGGCCCGCAGCGCAAGTACGTCCGCGACTACGTCGACGCGCGCTTCAGCTTCGGCGAGTTCCTCATCCCGGTGATGGTCGTCGTGCTGCTGATCAGCTTCTTCCCGCAGCCCGAGCTCGCCTCGCTCACGCTGATCATCCTGTGGGCGTTCTTCCTGCTCGCCGTCCTCGACTGCATCCTGCTGGGCCGCCGCCTGAAGAAGAAGCTCGCCGAGCGCTTCGGCGGCGCCGACAAGGTCGAGAAGGGCATCCCGTGGTACGCCGCGATGCGCGCCCTGCAGCTGCGCGTGATGCGCCTGCCCAAGCCGCAGGTCAAGCGCGGAGCGTTCCCGGCCTGA